The sequence below is a genomic window from Ornithobacterium rhinotracheale.
CAGGCTCACACGAAGCATCGCCTACCGATAATACACTTATTTGTGCTCCGTTTTTTTCTTTTAATTGAAGGGCTTTGGACAATGAATATTCATCGTGGGGATTGATTACAAATTGAATTCCTGTTTTGTCAAAAGATTTTCCGTCGGGCGAAAAATTGATTTTTGAGGTAGTATCAGGAACGCTACTTATACAAACTAATATATTCATTTTTTGTATCTTTTCTACTTTTGATATTTTTTCAATCGGCAAAGATACAATTTCTATTACAGAATTGCTTAAAAAATGGAATTATGTCAGTTTTTTAGTTAAAATTTAAAATCGATTTTTGATGGTTTTTGGGCTAAAAATTCATCTAAATTCTATTTTTTCTTTCTATGTTTTAGCCTTTTCACTCGTTCTAGCTGAGCCTTCATCTTTTGCTCGGAGCTTAGGTAAAAGAGCGGAATGTGCCAGTGATACTTGATGGAAAAGTGGCGCACGCCGAATACGGTGAGCACGGTAACGAGCTGAACAATGGGGTTTTCAAGTCCAAAGAATTGGGCTAAAAATAGGTATAGAAATGCGCCAATGACGCAAGCCATACCATAGATTTCCTTACGGAGCAAGAGGGGAATACGGTTGATTAACACATCGCGCATTAGGCCGCCAAAGCAACCCGTGATGGTGCCTAAGGCAACGCAGATGAGGGGAGAAAAGCCTAAACCTAAGCCTTTTTCTAGCCCCACAATGGTGAATAGCCCAAGCCCAAGAGAATCAAAAACAAAAAGCGTTACTTTAAAATTATGCTCTAAGGATTTGAATAACATAGCGGCGGCACAGCTAAGCACTGTGATAAGGCATATCTGCAAATCCCGCATCCAAAACACAGGGACATCGAGCAATAAATCGCGAATGGTACCACCGCCCACGGCGGTGGCAAAGGAGATGATGAGCACTCCAAAGGGGTCTAGCCTAGTTTGCATTGCGGCAAACGCGCCCGACATTGCAAAGGAAATAGTGCCTACGATTTCGATGAATAGTGTTACATTGGCAGAAAGTTCTGGCGAAAAAAACATATTTCTTTTTTAATTTTTTTTGCAAAGGTGATGAAAATAATTGAATGCTGAGTGAGCCGATTTTAGTCCACTTCTATGATTTTAATTTTGCTAGACAAGTAAACTAAATAAGCGTGGGCAATCTCAATGTTTAGCTCGGCAAGGAATTGCTTATACTCCTCGATTTGAGCAATGTTTTTAGGCGATTCTTCGCCCGTTTTATAATCAATTAGGTACCAGCCTTTGGGGGTTTGGGCTAATCGGTCTGGGCGGAAGATTTTACCCGATTTGGAGATAAAGTCTCGCTCATTGAATACGGTGTGGTTTTCGTAAGCTTCTTTTAATTCTGCTCTATTTAAAAGCTGCTGAATTTGAGCCTGCAAGATTTCTTTTTCCTGCGGTGCAATCAGCCCATTGCGGGTGTAGTCTTCCAGCACGGCCTGCACTTCCTGCTTATGGCGAATGCGCTCGAGCACGGCGTGGATTTTTTTACCATAATCTTGGGAGGCTCTCTGGCGTGTATCCCACATTTTGGAATGCTCACTGCTGATGCGTATTTTCTCCTTCCAGTTGCTGTATTTTAGTGGGTAGAATACGGTATTTTCTGCTTTTTTTTCTGCTTTTGGAGCGCTAACTTTTTCGGGCGAACCGATGCTGTACTGCGTTTCGCTTATGCCCACTTTGGTATTCATATAATCATTTAAGATTTTGCTAAATGAAAATGAATCGTAATTCTTCTGCGTTTTAATGAATATGTAAAGCTGCTCCTCGGCGCGTGTGGTGGCTACATAGAATTTATTAATTTGGTCTATCTCTGATTCCTGCGCATCTTGTGCGATGGTT
It includes:
- a CDS encoding trimeric intracellular cation channel family protein, encoding MFFSPELSANVTLFIEIVGTISFAMSGAFAAMQTRLDPFGVLIISFATAVGGGTIRDLLLDVPVFWMRDLQICLITVLSCAAAMLFKSLEHNFKVTLFVFDSLGLGLFTIVGLEKGLGLGFSPLICVALGTITGCFGGLMRDVLINRIPLLLRKEIYGMACVIGAFLYLFLAQFFGLENPIVQLVTVLTVFGVRHFSIKYHWHIPLFYLSSEQKMKAQLERVKRLKHRKKK